A genome region from Manis javanica isolate MJ-LG chromosome 3, MJ_LKY, whole genome shotgun sequence includes the following:
- the LOC118970151 gene encoding keratin-associated protein 13-2-like: MSYNCCSRNFSSCSLGGYLRYPGSSYPSNLVYSTDLCSPSLCQLGSSVYRGCQEACREPDRCQTSCVEPSPCQVSCYRPRTSTLCSPSLSTYSGSLGCGSSSFSSQGCGPSGFRPLGYGVCGFPSLGYESRFRHPIFSASRSCQSSCYRPTCGFGFYRPIC, translated from the coding sequence ATGTCCTACAACTGCTGCTCCAGAAACTTCTCCTCCTGCTCCCTTGGGGGCTACCTGCGCTACCCAGGCTCTTCCTACCCCAGCAACCTGGTCTACAGCACCGACCTCTGCTCTCCCAGCCTCTGCCAGCTGGGCTCCTCTGTCTACAGGGGCTGTCAGGAGGCCTGCCGTGAGCCTGACAGATGCCAGACGTCCTGTGTGGAGCCCAGTCCCTGCCAGGTGTCCTGCTACCGCCCGAGGACCTCCACGCTCTGCAGTCCCTCCCTGTCAACTTACTCTGGGTCTCTGGGCTGTGGGTCCAGCAGCTTCTCCTCCCAGGGCTGTGGACCCAGTGGCTTCAGACCCCTGGGTTATGGAGTCTGTggtttcccttccctgggctaTGAATCCAGATTCCGCCACCCAATCTTCTCTGCCTCCAGAAGCTGCCAATCATCATGTTACAGGCCGACTTGTGGCTTTGGTTTCTATAGACCAATCTGTTGA